DNA sequence from the Sphaeramia orbicularis chromosome 13, fSphaOr1.1, whole genome shotgun sequence genome:
ACAATACAACTAAAGTCTGAGCTGTCTGAGACTTTTGGACAGGACTGTACATGTGACAGTTATTCTTAGTTACAGTAATACAGTCAGTTACTTTAATATTCATACAGTTACTTtaagtttgtattttatttacatttttatatgaCTTCACTCCTTATGTGTAAGTTTTTTTGCTGGTTTGTCTAATTTCTATTGCTCTGCCTTGTAGCCAGTTCTTACATTTCACTGATGAACATATTCCAAATAAACATCTTCATTCCTGACTAAACGTAAAATGAGGACGTAGCTGACGGGAAGAAAACGAAAGTAAAATGTCTGTGGCAgaattcacataaacacacagaaaacttGAGGAAAATTCTAATCTCTATCCTTCTGTAAGAACAGACTGAgttatttgtgtttgtatgttgcaCTGACACATCTTACCTGCCATGGTTCAGCTTTAACTTCAGCTTTAAAGAGTCCACGTATTGTCTTTTCTGCCTTGTGCTTTCTCCTCCctgtcctctctcctccttctccttttttgCAGGTTCTTCTGGTTCCAGACCTGCCCACTGTTTGTCCACTGTGTGTGATGTTAGTTGTTATTTTCTTAATCCTCTTTTCTACTTGATCTGAAAACTGGATTTAACGTCAACTCTGTAGAAAATCTGTGACATTAGATCAACTCTGGGTTTTAGGTTCCTCAGTGCGAAAACAGTTCAACTCTGGGTCAGTGAAATGTTCTGTGGACTTCCCTTTATCACTGACATACTTATTTCAACAAACCCAAGTTTCAGtggacctcctcctcctcctcatagccttatctcctcctcctcctcctcctcctcctcctcctcctcctcctcctcatagccttatctcctcctcctcatacccTTATAAAGACAGTTACGACACACTTTGATGTCGCGGCTCCGctgatcacgtggttcatgtaaaTCTGAACAATTTCAAACCGAGCCAAGCTGTCCTGTTCtcctatgggacagacagcagtgagtgtgtTATCGCACGGTCagtctcaaaataaaccacacacacccGCTGTTGCACTACtgtatatttttgtgtcagttgtgCTTTTGAATAGTGGGGTTGacccagtggtgtagtctagtttattctagtgcacaggtgtcaaacatgcggcccgggggccaaatccagcccgtgggatgaatttgtgaaatgtaaaacttacactgaagaaattaacaatcaatggtgtcaaaatcattttaattcaggttccacatgcagatgcATACGgaccaattagttctcaagtggatcagagcagtaaaatattatcaaaatatcctattaataatgacaactgcaaattttctctttgttttggtgtaaaaaagttgaattacatgaaaatgtttacattaacaaactatactttgcaaaaaaaaacttgaatagcCTGAAAAAGTATGAActtctgcaattttaccaacattctgttattgaatgttatgtgtatttgtagatccaccatgatctgtaagttataatgtacatgtgtaaatgataaacagaggcagaatattttttaaattgcacttacttttcttaagacatttcaagttgttcctattattcagatttttaaggaaactttgtagatgtaaacattatcatcatttaatttgactttttcactgttattattttactggtccggcccacttgagatcatattggatcgaatgcggcccctgaactaaaatgagtttgacacccctgttctagtggGTATACTCAGATTTTTCCCCTCTCAGCTTCGTACACCCCCGTCCTAGAGCAACAGCTACCccacagcacccctcccagagcagCAGCCGCTCCAAAACAGCCCCACAAAAGAACCACCACGCTCATTAACTTATAAAGTATGCATCCACACATAATTGAGATCATGAAAGACTGGTTATGTAatatataaaagtaaatgtattgTAAGCAACACAAGATATATGACAGTCATTAACGACTGGACAAGACAAATAAGTTTCAAATAAAGAAGTATGTTCCTCAGATGTAGACAtccttttctctgtaaggttgCCAGTTTATTTTGTTGCACTGCAGATAGCACAACCTGGAagtaaacaaaaacatcagtaattaacATTATAACACAAGTGGTCCTTTTTGTATCTACTGTATATTAGCATTAAATCCTGCTGAACAGAGCCAAaacctattaacccataaaaatgatGATTTAGGCTGTAGTGGTGTCGGCCATTTTCAAATGGCTGATTTAGCCTTGTTACCATGAGCAGATTTTTTGGCAACACCTCTTATTTGAATGACAATATATTAAAGCATATATCCTGAAATTTGCATGCTTGTATCCAGATGTGCATGATTTTTCCATTAGCTGCTGTACTATACATCCATGATCCACACATTCATCAGCGTTTAATAGAGGAATATCCCCTTCATTAGCATTATTATTAGttacatatttttgtatacttaaATTACTTAccacttacttatttatttactaatatatcattgttatgaccactattactactatcctttactattattgttgttattatttgttagaATAAAACACCCTGCGATGAATtgccgacttgtccagggtgtaccccgccttcgcccctatgtagctgggataggctccaagtgactcctgtgaccctagtgaggatgaagtgggttcagaaaatgaatgaatgaatgaataataaaacgATACATACACATATTACATACACATATTACATTATCATTACTTGCAAGTGGTTTTTAATTGAGTTACACCTTAGAGTACTGCGGAAAAATACATCCAATGAATTCACTAAATCAAGGTTTTGCACTGAAAAttgtaaaagaaaaacaataaatagaaAACTCTTTCGGATGTGGAGGTATCATGACGTAAAAATATTATAGTTGTCATAGCATGCAAAAATCCTATTCAAGATAATATTGCATTTGAAGAATCTGtttgcaaaatataaataaaaagacaTTTGTCATTCTTCAACCTAAAACTATTTTTGCTGGCaacttaaaatgattttttttctgcactCAACCATTCCTAAgtcatttgtcaccatttattatattatcttctgaatttggCATCTTTCAGTGGAAATtgggtgttttcctgtatttattcaataattatttacatgtttctaAAAGTAAATTTTAAAGTTACAatgtcaaaataaagaaaattggaaaaaaaaaaattgagtcctgcaaaacattaacataaaaataagtgtctacaaccactgccatttgtcagactacatgggttttgctggtgaatcaatgttgtagaacacatcagtgttcactatggaacctctgaatgtccaaatgagttatACCTGATGCTGcaagaaaaactgaattttacttTGATTGTTCAGTTCCGTCCCTGCTCCCCTGGTGTCCCCGAGTTCCACTCCTGTCCCCCAGCGTCTTTACCCTCATGAGCTTATGGCTGCAAGAGCTGAAAGGACTTAGTGTATCCACTGAAAAAGAATAAATGCACTATCTTGGAAGCTAATGCAGTGAagtttaataaaacaacaaatgttTAGTTCAggtcagtttattttgaatatgcaacaaaacattCACACCTTACTgcctagaaataaaacagatttcaagaaaGCATGAAAACTTATAcacataaatggaaaaaaaataaaataataaatgtttatatatatatatatatatatatatatatatatatatatatatatatatatatatatatatatatatatacacacacacacacacacagagggtggggaagcaaaatttacaatattttgaggcagggattgaaagacagtgtatgaccaattagtttattgaaagtcatgagaatttatttgccacaagaaaactgacataatagaaaatgtttttattctatgtgtcctccttctttctcaataactgccttcacacacttcctgaaacttgcgcaagtgttcctcaaatattcgggtgacaacttctcccattctttttaatagtatcttccagactttctcgtaatagttttgctcatagtcattctcttctttccattataaacagtctttatggacactccaactatttttgaaatctcctttggtgtgacaagtgcattcagcaaatcacacactctttgacgtttgctttcctgattactcatatgagcaaaagtttctgaaaaggtatggataatagtgttaggtatgattatgacatcaatatatgtttggtttcaaaacaactgacgtagtgcctgctgagaaaaaacaactaaatgttcattgtaaattttgcttccccaccctgtgtgtgtgtgtgtgtgtatatatatatatatatatatatatatatatatatatatatatatatatatatatatatatatatatataatgactttattagcatatttgaaaaggagtgggggggagtgtaatttatttaatcccactccttctccacacaacagtctatcatgTATCCTCCTATTAGCAAAAGACtgcagaaaaaatacattttctttgcaAATTATTCCTAAAGTCAATGTTACATGAGATTATTATCCATTTTTAACACGACTGTATAAAATatgcataaaatacaattaaatattaaaaaagcaTTTGGCTCCTTTATTTATAACTTGTTTGCAACGCAGATTATTGAGAAATGCTTACCAATACGTATGTTGGTTGATCACTGTTTCACTCCTAGAACCTACTAGTACGAGGCTGGATAAGCAATGAGTGCAACTTCTCATACTAAGTAACAACACACAGATAATTTCATTTTCCATCAGTCACAGTTAGATCAATGTTTCTCTGCTGGTTTTGTTGATGAGTTAAGCTCTCAGTATATCACTACTTAGTGTCCATCACATGAATAGTGTGACATCAATGGCAGGATATGTTTTATGTGTGGGTCTGTGCAGCCAAACAAGTCATTTCAGCTGCAATAATGGTCAAACTCTGTATGTTAGAGGTAATACAAACATTACATGCTGCTTTATACAACTCTGAAATGGACCTTCTTAATTGTGATGATGTAGGAAATTAATCCACTATACAATGAATAGCTGATGTAAATGTCAGGCAGTCATTAGTCACAAAAATTTCAGTAACGAGGAGCCAAAACCAGTAATTCCAAAAATTCACAGCTTAATACATCTTCAACCATATAGACAGAGAGTGATAAAGgaatatatacactgaacaaaaatataaacgcaccagttttgtttttgctcccatttttcatgagctgaactcaaagatctaaaactttttctgtgtacacacaaggtttatttctctcaaatattgttcacaaatctgtctaaatttgtgttagtgaacacttctttgctgagataatccatccacctcacaggtgtggcatatcaagatgctgattagacagcatgatttttgtacaggtgtgccttaggctggccacaataaaaggccactccaaaatgtgcagttttatcacacagcacaataccacagatgtcacaagttttgagggaatatgcaattggcatgctgacttcaggaatctccaccagagcttttgcctgtgaattgaatgttcatttctctaccataagccatctccaaagctgtttcagagaattcatgaagactgtgcgaggaaaatggtggtcacaccaaatactgactggttttctgacccccctggaccacccaatacagtaaaagtgcaaattttagagtggccttttattgtggccagcctaagtcacacctgtgcaaaaatcatgctgtctaatcagcatcttgatatgccacacctgtgaggtggatggattatctcagcaaaggacaaaggagaagtgcccactaacacagatttagacaaatttatgaacaatatttgagagaaataggccttttgtgtacatagaaaaagttttagatctttgagttcagctcatgaaaaatgggagcaaaaacaaaagtggtgcgtttatatttttgttcagtgcatATGATATATATTGGAATATATGCAAAATTTTATCTGAGTTTTTGGCCTTCATGAAACATTAGAACACAGGTTGAAAGTGGGTAATACATTGTGTGTAAAAGCACCACTGAGTCAAGTTTCAGATGCCTGGATAAAGGTAGAAATTCTTCAACAGGGTATGTCTATCTTTTGTTGGTATTTGCATTTTGATTCCGCAAGAAAATTTTGCAACTTCACGTATAATCTGTAAGAAAAAATACACagcaaaatgtaaacaaatgaaaCGAGAATTTTTCATTAACATTGCACTCCTGTTTTGTTTCCTCAAAACTAACATAAGATCACAATAATTGTCATTTGTTGAAGAAAAAACATTACACACGCATGACTTACCAACGTGAAAAGTTCCTCGATGTGTTTCTTGTATGCGAAAGTGTTGAACACCTTAACAGTGGACTGGATCATTATAGAACCTTTGACTGAGTGTCTGTATGACACGGTACCTGCAgaataaaaaccaataaacaaaacacactttATTTTTCTGAACTTCAATTTATGTGATAATATTCATCAGAAACTGACCTGGGGTGCATGAGAGAAGGGAAGTGAAGTCTCTTTCATTGTGTTTGATTTGCCAACCATCATCCTCTATGCTGCCTCCGTCAGCAGACAGTTGCTGACTCGACTGTGGAACACCATCACTGGTTACACCTGCCTTTCCATCATCACACACATACACGGATCCTGTTTCCCCTGAAATGCATGACATACTGTCAATTCACAGAATATTTTCAGCAAGTTTCAGGTTTTCGTAATGCATCTATGACAGTAAACACTGATCACCTCCTCTGCAGGCTTGGATGATGATGACTTTAGGTTTGTTCACAAGTGATGGGCAGTTCTGGGTGCCCAAGTGTTGATAAATGTTGTTGATGAGGAATTCATCCGGTTTTTCCTCAGTGTAGTCAACACCAAGAACAGCTCCCAGTTTCCCATGTGACATGATGACAATGAACACACTGTCTGTGTGGGCAAGTTTAGAGTGTTGACTAAACGACATCAGAGCACTATCGATCTCCTGCAACAAGAACACAAACAATATCAGACAACCACCTGAtgagtctgtttttttaatcaaataacaGGCATGTTTTGCTGAATTTCACATTACCTTTCCAGTGAGGTTTGTGTGTTTCACCACCTCATATCCCAGACTTGAGAGTAGGCGTTCCATGTTTTCCTCATCTTTCTTTGCTCCTTTTCTATTGAGTTTCTGATCCTTAAAGTCTATATTGGTTATTAGCAGAGCTATGCGGTTCCCAATGGATTCTTTTGTCACAGggtaattctgaaaaaaaaaaaaaaaagacaattagcaAAGAATGCTCTTATGTCTTAACATAAATACTTAaacagcacaataaaatgacacctTCTATTAATGACAGGACTATGAAACACTATTAAATGATCTTTTAGCAGTAAACTACAGTTGTTTCTTCTATGTAAATGTAGTAAATAATTAAGACTATATCAGATATTTATCAGTGCTTTTATGATTGACTAACATCTGGATCATTCTGCTTCTCTATCCAAAATGTATGAGTGGTTGTTTGGAGAGTGTCTGACCAGCTCTGCTCCTTgggctctaaaacagaaaaacagaacataaaaatgacataacTGTTCAGGATTATGTTTGTGTAGTGTAACtgcaaatatggcagaataaaaGTATGTCATGTTGAGAAGTTATTCTGAAATACATCAGCTCACCAGCAGGATCCTGAAGCGTCAAACCCAGAGTGACAAAAAAATGTGGGTCTCTGCTCTTAAGGTGTGTGATCATCCTCCTGCTGGCGCAGTCTCCTTTGTTTTTCACTGTGTCGATGAGGCTACGAGCCTGATCAGCCCGGATGGAGTTCTCCTCAACTAttgcctctctctctccatcGTTTAAGACAAAATCTTCCAAAAGGCCATCCAGGAGTTGACTAATAACTGTTTGGGACACTTTGTCCACAAACTTAGTCCTCACCTTTTGAAGCTGTTTGTCTGAAAGAAGAAACAGTCATCATGAAATGTCAAGCAAGAACAGGACTTCTTTGGACATCCAGCTACATTCCTGGGTCTCAGCTTAGCAAACGTATCCTAAAGAAggactgtcactgaaaatcagttgCATCACTTGGGTTTTGGCTTTTTAAAATCAGCCAAAACAAAACTGCTAGAGAAAAATAAGATATTCAGATTATGCTCAAGATATCTGAAAGTCTGGAGTCGGTggtgaacaaaaacagaaaaaactgacacAATGAGTTTTAAAGACCCAAAATCAAGATTGTTAGACATTAATGATACATTCACATTTAAAATGATATCACTTAACTCCCTAACACCAAAATGCTTTAAAATCAGAGAAAAAGAACtaggcaatatatcaaattagaTTAATTAATTGTGGCTTTGGTGTTTGAAAAtcaagatttctttcttttttttaactcttacatgcacaaattatgagaaccttaatcaagatctttttcctgagtgttttcatttctctttaaacatgaaaaaacaatgtgattgaaaaatgtcttatgaaaaataaataaataaataaataatgggtttttttttaatacagaaaaaaatagtaataataataataaaaagttattaacctatttttcatgaagttgcaaaaatgtccaaacagctggacaccatgcgtttaatttttgaagcgaagaaacatgtatttactgataaattgcgtgaaactataactattatgctcaggggagatcaacacaatgttaccaattcatgtcagaaaagatatgtagtgtcttaaaattttaataaagatatgtgcaaaaaaacaaaacaacaaaatccatgaatatacaagagaacagctgtagaatagctatccactgtagtgaccagtatgcatgaaagggttaataattatGAAATGGTGATTATTTCACTGACAACCTGCTTGACTCTTGTAATATACTGAATATGTTTCTCCAATTACATGAACATGTCATTTTAGTAAAGTGTATTTCTGAGTCATGTTTTATGTATAGTTCATGTACCTAGAATCCAATAGATAAAAATCATCCAtgacactgaaaaaataaaatcaaaatgatATTTTTGCCCATATCACCCAGCTCTGTAGAGCTATAATAATTAATCTATGACTTCATTTTTTATCAGCTACCACACTGATAATTGAATTGATTCATTAATAGATTAACCAATTATCAAAATAATCTTTCATTGCAGCTGTGATTAGAATACTAAAGAGGATTTTGTACTAATCTGGGATTCGCTCACTTATTACTGGCATATTGTAaagttctctatgttttaaataCCAGTTAAAAAAAGAACTTAGCCCTAAACGAATGCTACTTACTATTAATGTTTCCTACAGTCATGTCAGTCCTTTGGGTCTTATTCACTTTATCTGTAAACAAAGGGCAGGCTACGCCCTCAGTCCACTGAGGGATTTCCCTTCCTACATGTGTAACGGTTTAATCTTTGCAAGAATGGAAATAAAAAGGTGAACAGTTGAACATTTTCATCCCAGATGTGTTTACTGACTTTGCCTGTAGAAGCTGTTTAGTTGTGGGTTTTGAGTGTGTATGTatttcaatactgtgcacatatttcctgtatgagACACATGCCCATTACAACTCTGCAAAAACAATACAACTAAAGTCTGAGCTGTCTGAGACTTTTGGACAGGACTGTACATGTGACAGTTATTCTTAGTTACAGTAATACAGTCAGTTACTTTAATATTCATACAGTTACTTtaagtttgtattttatttacatttttatatgaCTTCACTCCTTATGTGTAAGTTTTTTTGCTGGTTTGTCTAATTTCTATTGCTCTGCCTTGTAGCCAGTTCTTACATTTCACTGATGAACATATTCCAAATAAACATCTTCATTCCTGACTAAACGTAAAATGAGGACGTAGCTGGCGGGAAGAAAACGAAAGTAAAATGTCTGTGGCAgaattcacataaacacacagaaaacttgaaaaaaaaaaaaaaaaaatcctaatctcTATCCTTCTGTAAGAACAGACTGAGTAATTCGTCTGCATGGATGTTGTCTCCAATGCATAGGCTGTCTGTATGTTGCACTGACACATCTTACCTGCCATGGTTCAGCTTTAACTTCAGCTTTAAAGACTCCACGTATTGTCTTTTCTGCCTTGTGCTTTCTCCTCCctgtcctctctcctccttctccttttttgCAGGTTCTTCTGGTTCCAAACCTGCCCACTGTTTGTCCACTGTGTGTGATGTTAGTTATTTTCTTAATCCTCTTTTCTACTTGATCTGAAAACTGGATTTAATGTCAACTCTGTAGAAAATCTGTGAAATTAGATCAACTCTAGGTTTTGGGTTCCTCAGTGCGAAAACAGTTCAACTCTGGGTCAGTGAAATGTTCTGTGGACTTCCCTTTATCACTGACATACTTATTTCAACAAACCCTAGTTTCAGTGGACCTCCTCCTCTTCATAGCcttatctcctcctcctcctcctgtctgaatggagctctctgattggctgcgtCATTTCCTCATTCATACACGATCGACATATTCATCAGTTTAACAGAGGGAGTATCATTAgtattattacttacatacttatattgTGTATGCTTAAATTATTTACCACTGACTTATTTACTTACTAATATAACATTGTTATAACTACTaatactattattgttattatttgttatgatacatatatattatattatcattaCGTGCAAGTGGTTTTTAATTGAGTCAcaccttagagcacaggtgtcaaacatgcggcccgggggccaaatccggcccacctaaggttccattccggcccctgggatgaatttgtgaaatgcataaaTGACACTTAAGTTATGaaaaatcaaggatgttaaaatcattttaggtcagttcagtctaaaaataatcagaccagtaaaatactattataataacctataaattatgaaaactgcaaatttttctctatgcttcagtgtaaaaaaaaaaaaagttacattacacaagaatatttacatttacagactagccttttacaaaaaatgtgaatatctgaaatctcttaagagaagtatgtggaatttaataatattctccctgttattaactgttttgtgtattttttgatccactgtgatctctaagctgtgattcacatgtataaatgataaattaacgtgtaatattgttaacattgcacttatttttcttcatatttacaggttgttcatattttttcatgttatgtttgagtacaattcgtagatgtaaatttTCACCACGGAATTTTCCttctttcactcaaaagttattctattatttatattattttactggtccggcccactttatatcgtattaggctgtatgtggcccctgaactaaaatgactttgacacccctgccttagagtaATGTAGAGCAATACATCAAATGAATTCACTAAATCAAGGTTTTGCGCTGaaaattgtaaaagaaaaaaaaataaaaataaaaaactcttTCGGATGTGGAATTATCATGACGTAAAAATATTATAGCTGTCATAACATGCAAAAATCCTATCCAAGATAATGCATTTGAAGAATCTGTTtgcaaaatgtaaagaaaattaagttttTCCACTCTTAAAGATATAACTATTTTTGCtggcaacttaaaaaaaaatttttctgcACTTAACCAttcctaagtcatttatcaccatttattatattatcctctgaattttgcatcttTCAGTAGAAATtgggtgttttcctgtatttattcaaTAATTATTTGCATGTCCATAAAAGCAGAGTAAATTTTAAGGTTACAAtatcaaaatacagaaaactgaagaaaaattgagtcCTTCTCTAAAACATATCATTGaacgaacataaaaat
Encoded proteins:
- the LOC115431319 gene encoding caspase-1-like, which encodes MADKQLQKVRTKFVDKVSQTVISQLLDGLLEDFVLNDGEREAIVEENSIRADQARSLIDTVKNKGDCASRRMITHLKSRDPHFFVTLGLTLQDPAEPKEQSWSDTLQTTTHTFWIEKQNDPDNYPVTKESIGNRIALLITNIDFKDQKLNRKGAKKDEENMERLLSSLGYEVVKHTNLTGKEIDSALMSFSQHSKLAHTDSVFIVIMSHGKLGAVLGVDYTEEKPDEFLINNIYQHLGTQNCPSLVNKPKVIIIQACRGGETGSVYVCDDGKAGVTSDGVPQSSQQLSADGGSIEDDGWQIKHNERDFTSLLSCTPGTVSYRHSVKGSIMIQSTVKVFNTFAYKKHIEELFTLIIREVAKFSCGIKMQIPTKDRHTLLKNFYLYPGI